ATCTCAGCGCCCCCCTCGGTCATCTTCCTAGTCTAGCAAATTCAGGCATCCTCGAACGGGGTATTTATACTTTGATGGCGCGCGCTATGGATTGTAATATTTAGGAGAAGCAGAGGGAGAAGGGGAAGAAAGGGAAGCAGAGGAAGCAGAGGAGATTAGGAGAAAGGGGGATGAGGGGTAGAGGTGATGAGGAGATGAGAAAATAAAATTTAGAAAACAATTAATTTCACATTCTAAATTCTGCATTCATTATCAATAGTCCATTATCAATTGTCAATTATCAATTATTCATTGTCCATTATCAATTGCCCATTGTTTTTATGACAGCAGAAATTATTTGTATTGGTACTGAAATTCTTTTAGGTGATATTCTCAACAGCAATAGTCAGTTTTTAGCTCAAGAATTAGCTAGTTTAGGTATCCCTCACTATTATCAAACGGTAGTCGGTGATAATATACAGCGCATTCACCAAGTTATTAATACTGCCATTAGTAGATCATCTATACTGATTTTTACGGGCGGATTAGGTCCTACTCCTGATGATTTAAGCACCGAAGCCATCGCCAGTTATTTTAATACTCCTTTAATAGAAAAAGAGGAGATTTTAAAGGAAATTGAAGTAAAGTTTGCCCAAAGAGGGCGCGAAATGACGGCAAATAATCGCAAACAAGCATTAGTGGCGGAGGGCGCTGAAATTCTGCCCAATGCCACAGGTACAGCGCCCGGCATGATATGGGAAAAGGATAATTTGATTATTTTGACCTTTCCGGGAGTGCCTTCGGAAATGAAGCAAATGTGGCGAGATACAGCGATTCCTTTTTTGAAAAGTAAGGGTTGGGGAAAATCGGTCATTTACAGTGAAATGATGCGGTTTCGAGGTATTGGTGAGTCAGCATTGGCGGAAAAAGTAACTCATTTATTTGATTTAACTAACCCCACGGTAGCGCCCTACGCCTCCCATGGAGAGGTAAAGCTAAGAGTCAGCGCCCTTGCGCCTAGCCAAGAAGAAGCAGAAAATTTAATTAAACCAGTGGCAGAAGAAATTAAAACTATCGCTGGACATGACTATTTTGGCAGTAATGAGGATACCATCGCTTCGGTGGTGGGC
The window above is part of the Cyanobacterium sp. T60_A2020_053 genome. Proteins encoded here:
- a CDS encoding competence/damage-inducible protein A, with the protein product MTAEIICIGTEILLGDILNSNSQFLAQELASLGIPHYYQTVVGDNIQRIHQVINTAISRSSILIFTGGLGPTPDDLSTEAIASYFNTPLIEKEEILKEIEVKFAQRGREMTANNRKQALVAEGAEILPNATGTAPGMIWEKDNLIILTFPGVPSEMKQMWRDTAIPFLKSKGWGKSVIYSEMMRFRGIGESALAEKVTHLFDLTNPTVAPYASHGEVKLRVSALAPSQEEAENLIKPVAEEIKTIAGHDYFGSNEDTIASVVGDLLRQRGETVAVAESCTGGGLGALLTDQSGSSAYFVGGVIAYSNEVKMSLLGVTEDILQGHGAVSAPVAEQMAVGVMQKLGSSWGIAITGIAGPDGGSEDKPVGLVYMGIASAEGAVYSYRHTFGVNRDRNLIRYLAARGALDQLRRLLSKEKNDKT